In the genome of Bremerella sp. P1, the window ATGCGTGAGACCAGGGTAAGTTCAATTTCGGTAAGAGGTCGTCGCGAAGCAGGCGTACTTTCTTTACCGCCCCCGAGCAAACGATCGATGATCGGATACAGAATGGATGGGTTGATGTCGAGGATCAGGTTCCCTTCCAGCGGCTCGGCAACCAAGAGGTTGAAGCAACTGGGGTTTTCCAAACTAAAAACGAATTCGCTGTAGGTTAGCTGATCGACACTGGTCAGCTTGACTTCCACGATCGAACGCAAGAGTGCGGAGAGAGCAGCACCGAAGTTTCGGCTGAAGCCTTCGTGCATCGACTGCAAGGCCCGCATCTGGTCCTTACCGACACGTTCGGGGCGTTTGAAGTCGTACGGCGTGACTTTGTCCTTGCCACGCATCGTGCGCGATGGCGGCCCAGCATCCGCGACGGGCGCGGCGGGACCTTTAGCCGGCTCCGCGGTGGTTTCCATCGCGTTGAGAAGGCTTTCGACTTCTGCCTGACTCAGTACGTTGTCTGACATGAATCACTCCCTTGATTCACGAAAAGGAGTCAACGTTCGATTACTTCCGAACGTGACCTTCTCCCATGACGATGTATTTGTAGCTGGTGAGCGCCTCGATCCCACAAGGGCCACGGGCGTGGAACTTATCAGTGCTGATGCCGATCTCGGCTCCCAGTCCGAATTCGCCGCCGTCGTTGAAGCGAGTGCTCGCGTTGACCATCACAGCCGAGCTGTCGATCTGGGCCGAGAACTTTCGGCTGGCAGCCAGGTTCTCGGTGACGATTGATTCGGTGTGTTTCGAGCTGTACTTGTTGATGTGGGCAATCGCTTCGTCGATGTTATCGACGACCTTCACCGAAATGACTGGGCCGAGGTACTCGGCACCGAAGTCTTCTTCGGTCGCCTCTTTGGCGGTCGGTACGATGGAGCAAGTTACCGAATCCCCCCGCATCTCAACCCCTTCGGCCGAGAATGCTTCTGCGATTTGCGGTAAGAACTTCTCGGCGACTGCCTTGTGCACAACCAATGATTCCGCCGCGTTGCAGACACCATAGCGATGACACTTGCTGTTCACCGTGATCTGGACGGCCATGTCCAAGTTGGCGGCTTGATCGATGTACACATGACAGTTACCGGCAAAGTGCTTGATGACTGGCATGGTGGCTTCCTCGCTAACGCGGCGAATAAGGCCTTCGCCTCCGCGGGGAATGGCAACATCGATGTATTCGTTCAGTTTCAGGAAATGGCCAACCGCAGCGCGGTCGGTGGTCGAAACCAATTGCAACGCGTCGGCCGGAATGCCGAACTCAGCCGCTTGCTGTTGCAGGATGCTGACGATGGCCTGCGAGGAATGCATCGCTTCCTTGCCACCACGCAGGATCACGGCGTTGCCGCTCTTCACGCAAATGGCGGCGGCATCGGCGGTGACGTTCGGTCGTGATTCGTAGATGAAGAAGACGACTCCCAGAGGTACGCGAATCTTTTGAATCGCCAAACCGTTGGGGCGAACGGAAGACTCGATGGTCGCCCCGATTGGATCGGGGAACATGGCGATCTCTTCCAGGGCCGCGGCAATCCCTTCAACCCGATCTTTGGTCAGGCGGAGACGATCGATCTGGGCGTCGGTCAGGCCGTACTGCGGTGCGTTCGCAATGTCTTTTTCGTTGGCCTCGGCAATGCTCTCGAAACTGCTACGCAGAGCAGCCGCGGAAGCACGCAGCCAGTCATTCTTCGTCTGACCCGATACGGTTCCCAGGATACGCGACGCGGCCTGGGCTTTTTCAGCCGTTTCTTTGCAATAGGTGGCTAAGTCGAGATCGTCAGCAATCGCCATTATTCAAACCTTGAGAAACAATTCGTCCAATTTCGGATTATCCCCAGAATGGGACATCGGGTCAATGCGAAAGGTTCGTGCGGAGGGAGACGCTGTGAAGAGGTAACCAATGGCTGTGAAACGGTTTGCGCAGAACCTTGCTCGGGGAGTCGACTAGGCTTCTGGCAATTCTCGCGGGATACCATCGACGCCTCCGGTGGCGACGAAGGCATCCAAAGCTTCCTTGTTGGCTTTCACATCATGCACGCGGATGACTTGAACCCCGAGACGTGCGAGCGTGAGCGTCGAGCCAACAGTTGCCAGGGTGCGGTCCATATCCTTATCGCCGAGGATTTTGGCCAGGAAACCTTTTCGGGAATGGCCAACCAGAATGGGGCAGTTCAACGCGTGGAATTCGTCGCACTGGGCCATCAGATCTAAGTTGTGCTGATGCGTCTTGCCGAAACCGATGCCTGGGTCGAGGCAGATCTTGCCTCGCTCGATCCCGGCGTATCGCAGCTGGCGATACCGATCCTGCAGGTAATCGAAGATGTCTAAGACCACATCGTCGTACTGGGGATTGTCCTGCATTGACTGTGGATTACCTTGCATGTGCATCGCACAGACACCGACGCCTGTTTCGACGGCCAGCGGAACCATCTCGGGATCGGCTTCCAGGCCACTGACGTCATTGATGATTTCCGCACCGGCGGCAATCGCTGCTTTGGCAACGGCTGCCTTGGTGGTATCGATGGAGATCGGAATGTGCAGCGATCCGGTTAACGCCTCGATGACAGGAATAACGCGTCGAATCTCTTCCTCGGCCGAAACCGGATCGGAATAGGGACGGGTGCTTTCTCCGCCAATATCGAGGATATCCGCGCCTTCGGCTTCCATTTGCAGGGCTCGGTCGACGGCTGCCTGTTTATCGACCCACTGTCCCCCGTCCGAAAAGCTGTCAGGCGTGACATTCAGAATTCCCATCAGCTTGGGAGTTCGGTTGAAACGTAACGTGCG includes:
- a CDS encoding glutamate-5-semialdehyde dehydrogenase, translated to MAIADDLDLATYCKETAEKAQAASRILGTVSGQTKNDWLRASAAALRSSFESIAEANEKDIANAPQYGLTDAQIDRLRLTKDRVEGIAAALEEIAMFPDPIGATIESSVRPNGLAIQKIRVPLGVVFFIYESRPNVTADAAAICVKSGNAVILRGGKEAMHSSQAIVSILQQQAAEFGIPADALQLVSTTDRAAVGHFLKLNEYIDVAIPRGGEGLIRRVSEEATMPVIKHFAGNCHVYIDQAANLDMAVQITVNSKCHRYGVCNAAESLVVHKAVAEKFLPQIAEAFSAEGVEMRGDSVTCSIVPTAKEATEEDFGAEYLGPVISVKVVDNIDEAIAHINKYSSKHTESIVTENLAASRKFSAQIDSSAVMVNASTRFNDGGEFGLGAEIGISTDKFHARGPCGIEALTSYKYIVMGEGHVRK
- the folP gene encoding dihydropteroate synthase; translation: MGILNVTPDSFSDGGQWVDKQAAVDRALQMEAEGADILDIGGESTRPYSDPVSAEEEIRRVIPVIEALTGSLHIPISIDTTKAAVAKAAIAAGAEIINDVSGLEADPEMVPLAVETGVGVCAMHMQGNPQSMQDNPQYDDVVLDIFDYLQDRYRQLRYAGIERGKICLDPGIGFGKTHQHNLDLMAQCDEFHALNCPILVGHSRKGFLAKILGDKDMDRTLATVGSTLTLARLGVQVIRVHDVKANKEALDAFVATGGVDGIPRELPEA